A single genomic interval of Anopheles darlingi chromosome X, idAnoDarlMG_H_01, whole genome shotgun sequence harbors:
- the LOC125953308 gene encoding 26S proteasome regulatory subunit 6A-B, with protein sequence MSGTLEDREIWDEAEIPLGEEVLRMPTDELMSRTKLMDNEIKIMKSEVVRINHELQTQNEKIKDNTEKIKVNKTLPYLVSNVIELLDVDPQEEEDDGTVVVLDSQRKGKSAVIKTSTRQTYFLPVIGLVDADKLKPGDLVGVNKDSYLILEPLPAEYDARVKAMEVDERPTEQYSDIGGLDKQIQELIEAVVLPMTHKEKFKSLGIHPPKGVLLYGPPGTGKTLLARACAAQTKSTFLKLAGPQLVQMFIGDGAKLVRDAFALAKEKSPAVIFIDELDAIGTKRFDSEKAGDREVQRTMLELLNQLDGFSSTADIKVIAATNRVDILDPALLRSGRLDRKIEFPHPNEEARARIMQIHSRKMNVSHDVNFEELARSTDDFNGAQCKAVCVEAGMIALRRSAVSVTHEDFMDAIMEVQSKKKANLHYFA encoded by the coding sequence ATGTCTGGAACATTGGAAGATAGAGAAATATGGGATGAAGCAGAAATACCCTTGGGCGAGGAGGTTTTGAGAATGCCTACTGATGAGCTCATGAGTCGTACCAAGCTGATGGAcaacgaaataaaaattatgaaaagTGAAGTTGTCCGCATAAATCATGAACTACagacacaaaacgaaaaaattaaggATAACACGGAGAAAATAAAAGTGAATAAAACCCTTCCTTACCTGGTGTCCAACGTGATCGAATTACTGGATGTAGATCCacaggaagaagaggatgatggAACCGTGGTAGTCCTTGATTCACAACGTAAAGGAAAGTCTGCGGTCATTAAAACATCTACACGGCAGACGTACTTCCTGCCGGTTATTGGGCTTGTGGACGCTGACAAATTGAAACCAGGAGACCTCGTAGGTGTCAATAAGGATTCTTACTTAATATTAGAGCCTTTGCCGGCTGAATACGATGCAAGGGTCAAGGCGATGGAGGTGGATGAAAGACCTACCGAGCAATATTCTGACATTGGAGGTTTGGATAAGCAAATTCAGGAGCTGATCGAGGCCGTTGTGCTTCCTATGACGCACAAAGAAAAGTTCAAGAGTTTGGGTATTCATCCTCCTAAAGGGGTGCTGCTTTATGGACCTCCTGGAACCGGTAAAACCTTGCTTGCCAGAGCTTGTGCAGCGCAAACGAAATCCACCTTCCTAAAGCTAGCAGGCCCGCAGCTTGTTCAAATGTTCATCGGCGACGGTGCCAAACTTGTTCGCGATGCTTTTGCCTTGGCGAAAGAGAAATCTCCTGCCGTAATTTTCATTGACGAGCTTGACGCCATCGGAACAAAGCGGTTTGATTCTGAAAAGGCCGGTGATCGTGAGGTACAACGTACAATGCTGGAACTACTAAACCAGCTAGATGGATTCAGCTCAACAGCAGATATTAAAGTGATTGCTGCGACTAACCGTGTGGACATCTTGGACCCTGCCCTATTGCGCTCTGGGCGGTTGGATAGGAAAATTGAGTTTCCACACCCGAATGAGGAAGCAAGAGCTCGTATAATGCAAATACATTCCCGTAAAATGAATGTTAGTCATGACGTTAACTTCGAGGAATTAGCTCGTTCGACGGATGACTTCAATGGAGCGCAATGTAAAGCCGTCTGCGTGGAGGCTGGCATGATCGCTTTACGACGTTCCGCCGTATCCGTCACCCATGAAGACTTCATGGATGCTATTATGGAGGTGcagtcaaaaaaaaaagccaacctGCACTATTTTGCATAA
- the LOC125953288 gene encoding protein sel-1 homolog 1 — translation MKTLIKRILLVLLTILACYYQVNAVQQPSSIESKKMPPGTTSVKKGQNENNENERKSVEDLKDLHEVYAGRLTKDEHEEKIEYDTIKLVQIADFTKERDNKKVPDMLFDILENQKRMIQKIVKEIEEIDKNKHLALTENVIGPNPENGVAQQIFERAMTVLNKTKVDRMLGHKLMGEAAMMGHPLARSHVAWEQLLGNPVSLDIESAKQTFQELAKEGLPDAHMGLGFMYASGIGFNVSQAKAMLHYTMAAAGDNSWAQMALGYRYWAGVGVPNSCEMALDYYRKVATKVASQVTFSGGAAVHRIRLLDEIDNSGPSSGILDNDLIDYYQLLADKGDVQAQVGLGQLHYQGGRGIPLDHQRALQYFSQAANAGNAVAMAFLGKIYLEGSDNIKPDNETAFKFFKKAADLGNPVGQSGLGIMYLHGKGVRKDTLKALKYFAKAADQGWVDGQLQLGNMYYSGIGVQRDFKLAIKYFSLASQSGHVLAFYNLGQMHAVGLGLMRSCPTAVELFKNVAERGKWADHLMSGYQDYRSYRFEEAFMQYALLSEMGYEVAQSNAGFLLDREEVNLFKNRGEELVRALHYWGRAAAQGYSAAQVKLGDYHYYGMGTLIDYEMAASHYRMASEQQNNAQAMFNLGYMHEQGLGMKKDIHLAKRCYDLAADSSVDAKVPVTLALIKLQLLFKLESLKETPLKIMFNLDENIASNWDLYLITVITILFGAALYFRRPLVPHPANNLQTELINEGNANDDERRAHNNEPNHIDPPNN, via the exons ATGAAAACGCTAATAAAACGGATATTGTTAGTGCTTCTTACAATTCTTGCTTGTTATTATCAAGTAAATGCAGTACAACAACCTTCGAGCATCGAATCAAAGAAAATGCCCCCTGGTACTACATCTGTTAAAAAAGGACAGAATGAAAATAACGAGAATGAAAGGAAATCGGTAGAAGATCTGAAGGACCTTCATGAGGTCTATGCGGGACGCCTAACGAAAGACGAACATGAAGAGAAGATCGAATACGACACTATAAAGCTTGTGCAAATAGCAGATTTCACCAAGGAAAGAGATAACAAAAAAGTGCCAGATATGCTTTTTGACATACTTGAGAATCAAAAACGGATGATACAAAAGATAGTgaaagaaatcgaagaaatcgataaaaataaacatttagCACTAACAGAAAATGTTATTGGTCCGAATCCAGAAAATGGCGTAGCTCAGCAGATCTTTGAACGCGCAATGACTGTACTCAACAAAACGAAAGTAGATCGTATGCTAGGTCATAAGCTGATGGGCGAAGCAGCTATGATGGGCCATCCTTTAGCCAGAAGCCACGTAGCATGGGAACAATTGCTTGGAAATCCTGTATCTTTAGACATCGAATCTGCGAAACAGACATTCCAAGAACTAGCTAAGGAAGGTTTGCCTGATGCACACATGGGGTTAGGGTTTATGTACGCTTCTGGCATAGGATTTAATGTGAGTCAAGCTAAAGCTATGTTACACTACACCATGGCCGCTGCCGGAGATAATTCCTGGGCACAAATGGCGTTAGGCTATCGTTACTGGGCAGGAGTAGGCGTTCCAAATAGTTGTGAAATGGCGTTAGATTATTATAGAAAAGTGGCCACAAAAGTTGCATCACAGGTTACATTTTCAGGAGGAGCTGCTGTTCACAGAATACGCTTACTTGATGAAATTGATAATTCAGGACCAAGTTCGGGAATCTTGGATAATGATTTAATTGATTACTATCAGCTGCTTGCGGACAAAGGTGATGTGCAAGCACAAGTTGGTCTCGGCCAGTTACATTACCAAGGAGGGCGGGGTATTCCGTTAGACCACCAAAGAGCTTTGCAATATTTCAGCCAAGCCGCAAACGCAGGAAACGCTGTAGCTATggcatttttgggaaaaatttACCTTGAAGGTAGCGATAATATTAAACCCGATAACGAAACAGCATTcaaattttttaaaaaggctGCTGACTTAGGCAATCCTGTCGGACAGAGTGGGTTGGGCATAATGTACCTTCATGGAAAAGGTGTGCGCAAAGATACATTAAAAGCCTTAAAGTATTTCGCAAAGGCCGCTGATCAAGGATGGGTAGATGGACAACTCCAACTGGGAAACATGTATTACA GTGGAATTGGAGTTCAACGAGATTTCAAATTAGCAATCAAATACTTCAGCCTGGCTTCACAATCTGGACATGTTTTAGCATTTTATAATTTAGGCCAAATGCACGCAGTGGGTCTAGGATTGATGCGGTCATGCCCAACAGCtgttgaattatttaaaaatgttGCAGAACGAGGAAAATGGGCTGATCATCTTATGTCGGGCTATCAGGACTACAGGTCATATCGCTTCGAGGAAGCCTTTATGCAATATGCATTACTATCGGAAATGGGCTACGAAGTAGCTCAAAGTAATGCAGGGTTTCTTCTTGATCGCGAAGAAGTGAACTTGTTCAAAAACCGAGGCGAAGAGTTAGTGCGAGCTCTACACTATTGgggaagagcagcagctcagGGCTATTCTGCAGCTCAAGTGAAGCTTGGAGATTATCATTACTATGGTATGGGAACGTTAATTGATTATGAAATGGCAGCTTCACATTACAG aatgGCATCGGAACAACAAAATAATGCTCAGGCTATGTTCAATCTCGGATATATGCATGAACAAGGATTAGGAATGAAAAAGGATATACACCTTGCCAAACGCTGTTATGACTTGGCTGCGGATTCCAGTGTGGATGCGAAAGTGCCTGTTACACTTGCACTTATCAAATTACAGTTGCTTTTTAAATTAGAGTCACTGAAagag aCACCATTGAAAATCATGTTCAACTTGGATGAAAATATCGCTTCCAACTGGGACTTATATCTGATAACCGTTATTACTATACTGTTTGGTGCAGCTTTATACTTCAGACGGCCCTTGGTTCCACATCCTGCAAATAATCTTCAAACAGAGCTAATAAACGAAGGGAACGCTAATGATGACGAACGCCGAGCACATaacaatgaaccaaatcataTTGATCCACCAAATAATTAA